A single genomic interval of Macadamia integrifolia cultivar HAES 741 chromosome 6, SCU_Mint_v3, whole genome shotgun sequence harbors:
- the LOC122082418 gene encoding UDP-glycosyltransferase 91C1, producing the protein MDNSSKLHVTMLPWLAMGHLIPFLELSKYLAREGHRISFISTPRNIRRLSNFSSNLSPLITLIELPLPHVHGLPENAESSMDIPANKSQYLKIAFDGLEGPIAAILEGSTPDWIIYDYASHWLPSIAARLGVPCAFYGLFTAAMLAFLGPPSVSLGGEATWSTAEDLTVSPSWVPFPSNIVFRLHEVKHSLPENISGVSDSYRFGIALRDCEIVAVRSRVEFEPEWFDLLTQFWQKPVIPIGFLPPVEDEVNSTEWVELRAWLDKRRTESVVYVALGTEARLSQEQVNELALGLELSGLPFFWVLRELPGSTKDGRNMGMLPDGFEDRTRNRGLVYKGWAPQFRILGHSAIGGILTHCGWNSVIEALRLGRALILLPVMNDQGLNARLLEEKKIGLEIPRDERDGSFTRDSVADSVRLVMVEKEGESLRSKAKEAREMFGNRDENERCLDGFVRFLEEHKRKRG; encoded by the coding sequence ATGGATAACAGTAGCAAGCTTCACGTTACTATGCTTCCATGGCTAGCCATGGGTCACCTCATCCCTTTTCTAGAGCTTTCAAAGTACCTAGCTCGCGAAGGCCACCGAATCTCCTTCATCTCCACCCCAAGAAATATAAGAAGACTATCCAATTTCTCGTCCAATCTCTCCCCTCTAATAACCCTGATCGAGCTTCCTCTGCCACACGTCCATGGCCTCCCTGAGAACGCAGAGTCTTCCATGGACATCCCGGCCAATAAATCCCAATATCTAAAGATAGCTTTTGATGGGCTTGAAGGCCCTATTGCTGCTATCCTTGAAGGATCAACCCCAGATTGGATCATCTACGACTATGCCTCTCACTGGCTACCCTCAATCGCAGCGAGGCTCGGCGTGCCATGTGCTTTCTACGGCCTCTTCACCGCCGCTATGCTTGCTTTCCTCGGCCCACCATCGGTGTCGCTGGGCGGCGAAGCCACATGGTCAACGGCGGAGGACTTGACTGTCTCTCCCTCTTGGGTTCCTTTCCCTTCCAACATAGTTTTTCGCCTTCATGAGGTGAAACACTCACTGCCCGAAAACATTTCGGGTGTTTCGGATTCGTATCGTTTCGGTATTGCACTCCGAGATTGTGAGATAGTTGCTGTGCGAAGCCGGGTTGAGTTCGAGCCCGAGTGGTTCGATCTTTTAACCCAGTTTTGGCAAAAACCGGTGATTCCCATCGGTTTCCTTCCTCCTGTGGAAGACGAAGTAAACTCTACAGaatgggttgagttaagagcATGGCTAGATAAGCGGAGAACTGAGTCAGTGGTTTATGTTGCATTAGGAACCGAGGCAAGACTGAGTCAAGAGCAGGTGAACGAGTTGGCTCTTGGATTGGAGCTATCCGGGTTGCCCTTCTTTTGGGTTCTTCGAGAACTGCCCGGTTCAACCAAGGACGGGAGGAATATGGGTATGCTTCCAGATGGATTTGAGGACCGGACTAGGAATCGTGGGTTGGTTTATAAAGGTTGGGCTCCCCAGTTTAGGATATTGGGTCACTCGGCTATAGGAGGGATTTTGACTCATTGCGGTTGGAACTCGGTCATTGAAGCACTGCGTTTGGGGCGAGCTCTGATTCTACTGCCGGTGATGAACGATCAAGGGCTTAATGCTAGGCTtttggaggagaagaagattggGTTGGAGATACCAAGAGACGAGCGAGATGGATCGTTCACTAGAGACTCGGTGGCTGACTCGGTGAGGTTAGTGATGGTGGAGAAAGAGGGAGAATCTTTGAGGAGTAAAGCGAAGGAGGCAAGGGAGATGTTTGGCAACAGGGATGAGAATGAACGTTGCCTCGATGGCTTTGTTAGATTCTTAGAGGAGCATAAAAGAAAACGAGGTTAG
- the LOC122080700 gene encoding E3 ubiquitin ligase PARAQUAT TOLERANCE 3-like isoform X1, which translates to MAGVVYYKFKSSRDYSSIPMFGNFISVANLKTEIFQSNRLRRNTALILSNANSNEEYLDEDMLIPKHTSVIVRRVPGRPTLPIVVEKHKKKFIEDKGEATQANSSFDAAQSVLTTASTHLSLSPEKFIEDKVEALQANSGFDEAQSSVMKFPEELDLDDFGDDVYADPKVLPVWSSNPVVDAPCPSETDEDSRIMALVNTPALNWQGPSQKGLCSGRDYGRGKGRRMMGAQGCGNSPSNPVVDAPCPSETDEDSRIKALVNTPALNWQRPSQKGLCSGRDYGRSKGRRMMGALGYGRAGLDAMTPPQGYVCHRCNISGHFIQHCPTNDDPNYDFKRVKSTVCPVAVLNEAAFEKEFEGLPSTKSVTNFPPELHCPMCKEVMKDAMLTRKCCFMSFCDRCIRNHIISNSMCFCGATNVLVDDLVPNVTLRETIISILENSGSMKNQGTDSACHEQSKLLSSTISFASSEDKISSPNKDGTLYIKERTDEEKDITNAPQSSLEDGTGAPVTLNKNDVLEERASNDPDGYNQGSIPRDLVPGDCMMPLCSSAYNPHGDNMPLGMDGYMACYFGVPSHWGYAAPYFNVPVGGPMSQESFVGHWDSLSHQRDLSERAWMSNPIVKISEPRRKHKIKQHGERRCSGRQQYNQVNNSVDVSSMRSQSLAAAEHEHHNDQFHQAERSSMKRSVHKVEAFQLHERPYQYQNQDHHHVKAAADRKRNGSELSSTTFTGQDISKKRALPPREAGNPNRKKLVSCSMETSVSNGQRKYRRTFDHNLSDDDDDDRNFKRKPSWYQSPLRFEERTIPI; encoded by the exons ATGGCTGGTGTAGTTTATTACAAGTTTAAGAGTTCGAGAGATTATTCTTCGATTCCGATGTTTGGGAATTTCATATCTGTTGCGAATTTAAAGACTGAAATATTTCAATCCAATCGTTTGCGGAGGAATACTGCTCTCATTCTTTCAAACGCCAACAGTAACGAAG AGTATCTTGATGAAGACATGTTGATACCGAAACATACATCTGTTATAGTTCGTCGGGTTCCTGGAAGGCCTACACTGCCGATTGTGGTTGAAAAACACAA GAAAAAATTTATAGAGGATAAGGGGGAGGCTACACAGGCCAATAGTAGCTTTGATGCGGCACAGTCGGTCTTAACAACTGCTTCGACACATCTATCTCTCTCCCC TGAAAAGTTTATAGAGGATAAGGTGGAGGCTTTGCAGGCCAACAGTGGCTTTGATGAGGCGCAGTCATCCGTTATGAAATTT CCTGAGGAACTGGACTTGGAtgattttggtgatgatgtttaTGCTGATCCAAAAGTATTGCCAGTTTGGTCCAGCAACCCTGTGGTGGATGCTCCCTGCCCAAGTGAAACTGATGAGGATAGCAGGATCATGGCGTTAGTTAATACTCCAGCATTGAACTGGCAGGG GCCAAGTCAAAAGGGTCTCTGCTCTGGTAGAGATTATGGAAGGGGCAAAGGTAGAAGAATGATGGGTGCCCAGGGTTGTGGTAACTCTCCCAGCAACCCTGTGGTGGATGCTCCCTGTCCAAGTGAAACTGATGAGGATAGCAGGATCAAGGCATTAGTTAATACTCCAGCATTGAATTGGCAGAG GCCAAGTCAGAAGGGTCTCTGCTCTGGTAGAGATTATGGAAGGAGCAAAGGTAGAAGAATGATGGGTGCCCTGGGTTATG GCCGGGCTGGGCTGGATGCAATGACACCTCCGCAGGGCTATGTATGTCATAGATGCAATATTTCTG GACATTTTATACAACATTGCCCTACAAATGATGATCCCAACTATGACTTTAAAAGAGTGAAATCCACAGTTTGTCCGGTTGCTGTTTTGAATGA GGCTGCTTTTGAGAAGGAATTTGAAGGTTTGCCTTCCACCAAATCTGTCACCAATTTTCCACCAGAACTCCACTGTCCTATGTGCAAGGAAGTAATGAAAGATGCTATGCTAACACGCAAGTGCTGCTTTATGAGTTTTTGTGACAGAT GTATCAGGAACCACATCATTTCAAATTCAATGTGCTTTTGTGGGGCCACAAATGTGCTTGTAGATGATCTTGTGCCTAATGTGACCCTCAGGGAAACCATCATTAGTATCTTGGAAAATTCTGGTAGCATGAAAAACCAAG GTACAGACTCTGCCTGTCATGAGCAGTCCAAACTTTTATCTTCCACTATTTCTTTTGCATCAAGTGAAGATAAGATATCATCACCAAACAAGGATGGAACTTTATATATAAAGGAGAGAACAGATGAGGAAAAGGATATCACCAATGCCCCACAATCTTCTTTGGAGGATGGGACGGGTGCACCAGTGACTCTGAACAAGAACGACGTGCTGGAGGAGCGGGCTTCCAATGATCCAG ATGGGTACAATCAGGGGAGTATCCCTCGGGATCTTGTACCTGGGGACTGTATGATGCCTCTTTGCTCTTCAGCTTATAATCCACATGGGGATAACATGCCACTTGGAATGGATGGTTATATGGCTTGTTATTTTGGTGTTCCTTCCCACTGGGGTTATGCTGCTCCCTACTTTAACGTTCCTGTTGGAGGACCTATGTCTCAAGAATCTTTTGTTGGACACTGGGATTCGTTGTCACATCAAAG GGATCTATCTGAAAGAGCTTGGATGTCAAACCCAATAGTCAAGATTTCTGAGCCGAGGAGGAAGCATAAGATAAAGCAACATGGAGAAAG AAGATGTTCTGGCAGACAACAGTACAATCAAGTGAATAACAGTGTTGATGTTTCTTCAATGAGATCCCAATCt TTAGCAGCTGCAGAACATGAACATCACAATGACCAGTTCCACCAAGCTGAAAGGTCAAGTATGAAGCGATCAGTGCACAAGGTAGAAGCATTCCAGCTCCATGAACGGCCCTAccaatatcaaaatcaagatcatCATCATGTCAAGGCTGCTGCAGACAGGAAACGGAACGGTAGTGAGCTCTCAAGTACAACCTTCACTGGTCAAGATATCAGCAAGAAGAGGGCGTTGCCTCCCAGAGAGGCTGGTAATCCCAACAGGAAGAAACTGGTATCGTGTTCGATGGAAACATCTGTATCTAATGGCCAGAGGAAATACAGAAGAACCTTCGATCACAATTTGagcgatgatgatgatgatgatcgaAATTTCAAAAGGAAGCCCTCCTGGTATCAATCACCACTGAGATTTGAAGAGCGAACAATCCCAATATGA
- the LOC122080700 gene encoding E3 ubiquitin ligase PARAQUAT TOLERANCE 3-like isoform X2, producing the protein MAGVVYYKFKSSRDYSSIPMFGNFISVANLKTEIFQSNRLRRNTALILSNANSNEEYLDEDMLIPKHTSVIVRRVPGRPTLPIVVEKHKKKFIEDKGEATQANSSFDAAQSVLTTASTHLSLSPEKFIEDKVEALQANSGFDEAQSSVMKFPEELDLDDFGDDVYADPKVLPVWSSNPVVDAPCPSETDEDSRIMALVNTPALNWQGPSQKGLCSGRDYGRGKGRRMMGAQGCGNSPSNPVVDAPCPSETDEDSRIKALVNTPALNWQRPSQKGLCSGRDYGRSKGRRMMGALGYGRAGLDAMTPPQGYVCHRCNISGHFIQHCPTNDDPNYDFKRVKSTVCPVAVLNEAAFEKEFEGLPSTKSVTNFPPELHCPMCKEVMKDAMLTRKCCFMSFCDRCIRNHIISNSMCFCGATNVLVDDLVPNVTLRETIISILENSGSMKNQGTDSACHEQSKLLSSTISFASSEDKISSPNKDGTLYIKERTDEEKDITNAPQSSLEDGTGAPVTLNKNDVLEERASNDPDGYNQGSIPRDLVPGDCMMPLCSSAYNPHGDNMPLGMDGYMACYFGVPSHWGYAAPYFNVPVGGPMSQESFVGHWDSLSHQRDLSERAWMSNPIVKISEPRRKHKIKQHGES; encoded by the exons ATGGCTGGTGTAGTTTATTACAAGTTTAAGAGTTCGAGAGATTATTCTTCGATTCCGATGTTTGGGAATTTCATATCTGTTGCGAATTTAAAGACTGAAATATTTCAATCCAATCGTTTGCGGAGGAATACTGCTCTCATTCTTTCAAACGCCAACAGTAACGAAG AGTATCTTGATGAAGACATGTTGATACCGAAACATACATCTGTTATAGTTCGTCGGGTTCCTGGAAGGCCTACACTGCCGATTGTGGTTGAAAAACACAA GAAAAAATTTATAGAGGATAAGGGGGAGGCTACACAGGCCAATAGTAGCTTTGATGCGGCACAGTCGGTCTTAACAACTGCTTCGACACATCTATCTCTCTCCCC TGAAAAGTTTATAGAGGATAAGGTGGAGGCTTTGCAGGCCAACAGTGGCTTTGATGAGGCGCAGTCATCCGTTATGAAATTT CCTGAGGAACTGGACTTGGAtgattttggtgatgatgtttaTGCTGATCCAAAAGTATTGCCAGTTTGGTCCAGCAACCCTGTGGTGGATGCTCCCTGCCCAAGTGAAACTGATGAGGATAGCAGGATCATGGCGTTAGTTAATACTCCAGCATTGAACTGGCAGGG GCCAAGTCAAAAGGGTCTCTGCTCTGGTAGAGATTATGGAAGGGGCAAAGGTAGAAGAATGATGGGTGCCCAGGGTTGTGGTAACTCTCCCAGCAACCCTGTGGTGGATGCTCCCTGTCCAAGTGAAACTGATGAGGATAGCAGGATCAAGGCATTAGTTAATACTCCAGCATTGAATTGGCAGAG GCCAAGTCAGAAGGGTCTCTGCTCTGGTAGAGATTATGGAAGGAGCAAAGGTAGAAGAATGATGGGTGCCCTGGGTTATG GCCGGGCTGGGCTGGATGCAATGACACCTCCGCAGGGCTATGTATGTCATAGATGCAATATTTCTG GACATTTTATACAACATTGCCCTACAAATGATGATCCCAACTATGACTTTAAAAGAGTGAAATCCACAGTTTGTCCGGTTGCTGTTTTGAATGA GGCTGCTTTTGAGAAGGAATTTGAAGGTTTGCCTTCCACCAAATCTGTCACCAATTTTCCACCAGAACTCCACTGTCCTATGTGCAAGGAAGTAATGAAAGATGCTATGCTAACACGCAAGTGCTGCTTTATGAGTTTTTGTGACAGAT GTATCAGGAACCACATCATTTCAAATTCAATGTGCTTTTGTGGGGCCACAAATGTGCTTGTAGATGATCTTGTGCCTAATGTGACCCTCAGGGAAACCATCATTAGTATCTTGGAAAATTCTGGTAGCATGAAAAACCAAG GTACAGACTCTGCCTGTCATGAGCAGTCCAAACTTTTATCTTCCACTATTTCTTTTGCATCAAGTGAAGATAAGATATCATCACCAAACAAGGATGGAACTTTATATATAAAGGAGAGAACAGATGAGGAAAAGGATATCACCAATGCCCCACAATCTTCTTTGGAGGATGGGACGGGTGCACCAGTGACTCTGAACAAGAACGACGTGCTGGAGGAGCGGGCTTCCAATGATCCAG ATGGGTACAATCAGGGGAGTATCCCTCGGGATCTTGTACCTGGGGACTGTATGATGCCTCTTTGCTCTTCAGCTTATAATCCACATGGGGATAACATGCCACTTGGAATGGATGGTTATATGGCTTGTTATTTTGGTGTTCCTTCCCACTGGGGTTATGCTGCTCCCTACTTTAACGTTCCTGTTGGAGGACCTATGTCTCAAGAATCTTTTGTTGGACACTGGGATTCGTTGTCACATCAAAG GGATCTATCTGAAAGAGCTTGGATGTCAAACCCAATAGTCAAGATTTCTGAGCCGAGGAGGAAGCATAAGATAAAGCAACATGGAGAAAG TTAG